CGGTAAGAACACCATTGACATCATGTAAAGTACGTATCACGGCACATTGAACACCATAAAGTACATGTGGACATGCGGTTTGATAAAACCTCCGTAACCCTGGCCTACGTAAAGTAGATTGAATCGGGCTACAAGTAACTTCGCCTTCGTTTTCAATTAATTTGACATTGATTACTTTACCTTTAAAAGTAATAGCAGGATCACTATCGGACGCATGAATCCGCGTAATCGTAATAGTTATAATATCTGTTGGAGAAGTTGCTATAAACTGATCAAGAAAAGTAACATTTCTACTTAGCGTTATTTTTAAAGAAGTCTTACCCAGGTCCTGAGTCGATAATATTGCACTCCTTTTAAGCGGCACCGATAGATAGATGTTACCACTGAAATCGATATCTTCATCGCCAGAAGTATAGTACCAACTAAACACCCCTCGCTTGAATTCGTATAATTCAAGCGGTTGAAAAAATTCAGAAATTTCAACATCATTAAAAGCCATAGTTCACCTAATTATTTATCACAGTTGTTGGAACGACTGCGTTGGCGGTATCATTACCGTTCCAATTAATTTGTAAATTATCTGAAGTCAAACGTTTACGTCCAAGCCATGAAATCATAATTACATCCTCTGCATTAACTCCGGCACTAGAGGTAAGCGTAACTTCTAGATTCGGTGCAGAAATAGTAATTGATGAAATTTCTCTAAAAATCCATCCAGATGTTGTTAAAATACCGATATCGTCTCTTTCGGCAGATAATGTATCTTGTCCATCATCCTCAATGAACAACTGAATATCTAATGCACCTGTAGAAACCAATATCATGTTCGCCTCAAAAGTCGGCATCCAAAATGGACGTAATTTTCCTTCTCGCCTGTGTAACCACAATCGGTAGTTCCAGACATCTTCAAGGGTATCGAATTGGAGTCCGAATTGCCTTTGGATTTTTGTTTTTAACCATGGCGCGAAAGTATCTTGTAGGCCGGTACCGTAATCTGCAACGTCTACTCGATTCGTATATTGGTCAGTAGCGAAGTTGTCAATTGTTAGCGGGGGGTCTAAAAAGACATCTAGACCTTTATATTGAACAGC
This window of the Candidatus Neomarinimicrobiota bacterium genome carries:
- a CDS encoding phage BR0599 family protein codes for the protein MAFNDVEISEFFQPLELYEFKRGVFSWYYTSGDEDIDFSGNIYLSVPLKRSAILSTQDLGKTSLKITLSRNVTFLDQFIATSPTDIITITITRIHASDSDPAITFKGKVINVKLIENEGEVTCSPIQSTLRRPGLRRFYQTACPHVLYGVQCAVIRTLHDVNGVLTDVSGLTITSSSFIVSINPTFDSTHFVGGYVEFVVSGLVNRRFITDHNNATGVLTLNLSFTGIIVGDTVTAFPGCDHTVATCDGKFDAIDNYGGFPFIPQKNPMDGKKCCLNI